A genomic region of Homo sapiens chromosome 4, GRCh38.p14 Primary Assembly contains the following coding sequences:
- the SLC10A4 gene encoding sodium/bile acid cotransporter 4, giving the protein MDGNDNVTLLFAPLLRDNYTLAPNASSLGPGTDLALAPASSAGPGPGLSLGPGPSFGFSPGPTPTPEPTTSGLAGGAASHGPSPFPRPWAPHALPFWDTPLNHGLNVFVGAALCITMLGLGCTVDVNHFGAHVRRPVGALLAALCQFGLLPLLAFLLALAFKLDEVAAVAVLLCGCCPGGNLSNLMSLLVDGDMNLSIIMTISSTLLALVLMPLCLWIYSWAWINTPIVQLLPLGTVTLTLCSTLIPIGLGVFIRYKYSRVADYIVKVSLWSLLVTLVVLFIMTGTMLGPELLASIPAAVYVIAIFMPLAGYASGYGLATLFHLPPNCKRTVCLETGSQNVQLCTAILKLAFPPQFIGSMYMFPLLYALFQSAEAGIFVLIYKMYGSEMLHKRDPLDEDEDTDISYKKLKEEEMADTSYGTVKAENIIMMETAQTSL; this is encoded by the exons ATGGACGGCAACGACAACGTGACCCTGCTCTTCGCCCCTCTGCTGCGGGACAACTACACCCTGGCGCCCAATGCCAGCAGCCTGGGCCCCGGCACGGACCTCGCCCTCGCCCCTGCCTCCAGCGCCGGCCCCggccctgggctcagcctcgGGCCGGGTCCGAGCTTCGGCTTCAGCCCCGGCCCCACTCCGACCCCGGAGCCCACGACCAGCGGCCTCGCGGGCGGCGCGGCGAGCCACGGCCCTTCCCCGTTCCCTCGGCCCTGGGCGCCCCACGCGCTCCCGTTCTGGGACACGCCGCTGAACCACGGGCTGAACGTGTTCGTGGGCGCCGCCCTGTGCATCACCATGCTGGGCCTGGGCTGCACGGTGGACGTGAACCACTTCGGGGCGCACGTCCGTCGGCCCGTGGGCGCGCTGCTGGCAGCGCTCTGCCAGTTCGGCCTCCTGCCGCTGCTGGCCTTCCTGCTGGCCCTCGCCTTCAAGCTGGACGAGGTGGCCGCCGTGGCGGTGCTCCTGTGTGGCTGCTGTCCCGGCGGCAATCTCTCCAATCTTATGTCCCTGCTGGTTGACGGCGACATGAACCTCAG CATCATCATGACCATCTCCTCCACGCTTCTGGCCCTCGTCTTGATGCCCCTGTGCCTGTGGATCTACAGCTGGGCTTGGATCAACACCCCTATCGTGCAGTTACTACCCCTAGGGACCGTGACCCTGACTCTCTGCAGCACTCTCATACCTATCGGGTTGGGCGTCTTCATTCGCTACAAATACAGCCGGGTGGCTGACTACATTGTGAAG GTTTCCCTGTGGTCTCTGCTAGTGACTCTGGTGGTCCTTTTCATAATGACCGGCACTATGTTAGGACCTGAACTGCTGGCAAGTATCCCTGCAGCTGTTTATGTGATAGCAATTTTTATGCCTTTGGCAGGCTACGCTTCAGGTTATGGTTTAGCTACTCTCTTCCATCTTCCACCCAACTGCAAGAGGACTGTATGTCTGGAAACAGGTAGTCAGAATGTGCAGCTCTGTACAGCCATTCTAAAACTGGCCTTTCCACCGCAATTCATAGGAAGCATGTAcatgtttcctttgctgtatgCACTTTTCCAGTCTGCAGAAGCggggatttttgttttaatctataaaatgtatGGAAGTGAAATGTTGCACAAGCGAGATCCTCTAGATGAAGATGAAGATAcagatatttcttataaaaaactaaaagaagaggaaatggcaGACACTTCCTATGGCACAGTGAAAgcagaaaatataataatgatggAAACCGCTCAGACTTCTCTCTAA